The Myroides phaeus DNA segment TACATTAACAACTCCAAAAGGAATTTTAATAAACTTCTAATTGTACCTTGATGGAATTGAAATTTACTTGTAAAACGTCCGACATAACCGCTGGCGCCCTTCTAATTGTACCTTGATGGAATTGAAATATTTAAAGAGTCCATTTCCAGAAGCGAAACCAAAAGCTTCTAATTGTACCTTGATGGAATTGAAATAGGAGGAATTCCACCAAACTTGGTTTCAGGGGGCAGCTTCTAATTGTACCTTGATGGAATTGAAATATACCTACCGTTGCGCCACCAGCGACCGCCAACGGCTTCTAATTGTACCTTGATGGAATTGAAATATATACTCACGTGTCGCCTGACAAGCTGAGTCGTAAACTTCTAATTGTACCTTGATGGAATTGAAATTAACTTGCAAATTCACCATTTGAAGTCTTTGCAACTTCTAATTGTACCTTGATGGAATTGAAATTAACTAATATCAAAAGCAAATGCGATAGATACGAAACTTCTAATTGTACCTTGATGGAATTGAAATACACCTACCGCGCCACCACCAGCGATGGCTAACGGACTTCTAATTGTACCTTGATGGAATTGAAATAAGCAAAAATCAAAGAAAGAAGAAGATAATCAACCTTCTAATTGTACCTTGATGGAATTGAAATATATTTATGTTTGAGCTCTTTGCTCTTGATGTATCTTCTAATTGTACCTTGATGGAATTGAAATTAATATAGGTAATGTCTTAGTATCATCTTTTCAGCGTCTTCTAATTGTACCTTGATGGAATTGAAATCTATAGTGTGGGAGGTTTTCTTTATCTATAACATACTTCTAATTGTACCTTGATGGAATTGAAATTTTTAAATATTACTTAATGATCCTACTTTCTTTTTCTTCTAATTGTACCTTGATGGAATTGAAATAGGATTGTCTTTAAATCAAGCCTTAGAGCAAATTAACTTCTAATTGTACCTTGATGGAATTGAAATTGTGTTATTGCTTGTTGTTTTCTCCAAAATCCACGACTTCTAATTGTACCTTGATGGAATTGAAATTTATATGTTAGCAAGAAAACAGAGTCTGTCAAGTATCTTCTAATTGTACCTTGATGGAATTGAAATGGAATTGGAGTACTTGCAATTGTTGCTACTTGTGCTTCTAATTGTACCTTGATGGAATTGAAATTATATATCCAAAATATGTTTATACAATTGTATAGGAACTTCTAATTGTACCTTGATGGAATTGAAATACAAATCGTTTTATATCTATGCTTTGATTCATTGCACTTCTAATTGTACCTTGATGGAATTGAAATAACGCTATGTACGCATCTTGTTTGTGAGCAACACTCTTCTAATTGTACCTTGATGGAATTGAAATGCATTAAAAGACTCTAATAGAGTATCTTTCCTACTCCTTCTAATTGTACCTTGATGGAATTGAAATTTGTAATAAAAATAGTTTCTAATTAAACACTAAAAGCTTCTAATTGTACCTTGATGGAATTGAAATTTTCTAAGTGCAAATGCAGCATCCTTTACGCTGTTACTTCTAATTGTACCTTGATGGAATTGAAATAAATTAATTTCAACTCCTTTTGTTTTTTCTACAAATCTTCTAATTGTACCTTGATGGAATTGAAATTAAGTTATTCCTTTGTATTCTATTTTGAGTACGTAAACTTCTAATTGTACCTTGATGGAATTGAAATTAATGTACAAATGTGTTGTAAAGGAATAAGCCTCCGCTTCTAATTGTACCTTGATGGAATTGAAATGGCTGAAAACCTGCTGTTTAGCGGTAATCAAATTAGGCTTCTAATTGTACCTTGATGGAATTGAAATGCAAATCTGAAAAAGGCGCCCCTAATGGTATTGCTTCCTTCTAATTGTACCTTGATGGAATTGAAATAAAAGTAACATCTGAAAACTACGAATTAACATATAGCTTCTAATTGTACCTTGATGGAATTGAAATTAAATAGTGTCCGTTTTTAAATCGTGATAAACATTCTTCTAATTGTACCTTGATGGAATTGAAATCCTTTAATAACAATAAAAAACTGTAAAAAAGTATTCTTCTAATTGTACCTTGATGGAATTGAAATAAAAAATATCTAAATGATCCGTATTTTTTAAAGAACTTCTAATTGTACCTTGATGGAATTGAAATCTCCATCAGTTCCATCAGGTCTAACGCTTTCAGATTCTTCTAATTGTACCTTGATGGAATTGAAATCACATCGAGTGAAATTCTCTGTCTCCTTGATAAAAGCTTCTAATTGTACCTTGATGGAATTGAAATGCTAATCTCTCATCTGGTTTATCCATAAGTCTTTATTCTTCTAATTGTACCTTGATGGAATTGAAATCAAAGAAGTACGAACCTTTAAAGAAGTACAATACTAACTTCTAATTGTACCTTGATGGAATTGAAATAATAGTCGTGTATCGAGATTAGAAAATTCTAAAACGCTTCTAATTGTACCTTGATGGAATTGAAATAAAAGGATAGGCTTAGTTCCTGAACTTAAAATTTCTCTTCTAATTGTACCTTGATGGAATTGAAATTCGTGATGAGCCAGCTGAGTAGAGCAGTTGAAACGCCTTCTAATTGTACCTTGATGGAATTGAAATTCTTGTGTGATGCTAAAATCAACTTCAGAGAAATCTCTTCTAATTGTACCTTGATGGAATTGAAATTCGCATATTTTGAGGGCACAAGCTGATATACATTAACTTCTAATTGTACCTTGATGGAATTGAAATCGGTTTGCTCGTCTAAACTCTTGTACCGAGTTAACTTCTAATTGTACCTTGATGGAATTGAAATAAGAATTAACGACCTTCAAAAACAAGAATTAGAAGTCTTCTAATTGTACCTTGATGGAATTGAAATCTAATGCTTAAAACGTCTTGTAATCCTTGTATAGCTTCTAATTGTACCTTGATGGAATTGAAATATGAGAAGGTATTGATGCGAGGGGATTCTGAGGCACCTTCTAATTGTACCTTGATGGAATTGAAATTCCACTCCTCCAGCTCGTCCAAAATTTCGTTTTACTTCTAATTGTACCTTAATGGAATTGAAATTCCGACGTCCTTTGAATTAGCATAATCTCAATATCGCTTCTAATTGTACCTTAATGGAATTGAAATTTTAGTTCGTGCTTATCACTTTTATAAGCGTCCTTCTTCTAATTGTACCTTAATGGAATTGAAATATAATTTCAGCAAGCTTATCGCGGTTAGCCTTTGGTCTTCTAATTGTACCATAATGGAATTGAAATATACTGGATCTCTTAAACGTGTACATTCGTTTTACTTCTAATTGTACCTTAATGGAATTGAAATATAATTTCAGCAAGCTTATCGCGGTTAGCCTTTGGTCTTCTAATTGTACCATAATGGAATTGAAATATACTGGATCTCTTAAACGTGTACATTCGTTTTACTTCTAATTGTACCTTAATGGAATTGAAATATACACGCTTCAATTCTTTCTTTACTCGCTTGCTGCTTCTAATTGTACCTTAATGGAATTGAAATTACTCATCCTCTCCGTATCCTTCCTCATTGTTATGTCTTCTAATTGTACCTTAATGGAATTGAAATAGAAATATGGCTATTACAATTGAGCAGAGAATGACGCTTCTAATTGTACCTTGATGGAATTGAAATTTAGACCATACTTTTTGAACGTCAAATTCACGAGGACTTCTAATTGTACCTTGATGGAATTGAAATTTGCTATAAATCTCGTAGTATTTGTAAAATTTTCGATCTTCTAATTGTACCTTGATGGAATTGAAATTTGTAAATACAATAAGGTAGTTCGTTAAAACCAAGAACTTCTAATTGTACCTTGATGGAATTGAAATAATGCTACTAAAACACCGTTTAAATCGTATTTAAACTTCTAATTGTATCTTGATGGAATTGTAAGGTTCTTCCATGGTCAATCTAAGCTCCTGACGACGCTGCTTCAATCACACTATCTAGAAATAAATTTATCCCGTTTCCAATATCTTTTCTACCTCAATAAACAAAGAGAAGTATTGTATTTGGGGACTTGTATTGAAATGGAAGTACACGACAATTAAAATATTCCATTTGATGTAGTATGTTTGATTATACAACTCAAATTATTGTATTTTTATGGCCATACACAGTTAGAGTTGTTTTAAATTAGATAGTTATGAAAAGAGTTCTATATCTTTTATTTATATCATTTTCATTGGTGAATTGTTATGCTCAAGAAGTTGATCTTAAAGACTTGGAGGAGAGAAATGGTGTGGCTTACACTATTAAATCAGCTAAGCCATTTAGTGGAACTGCGAAGAGTCTTTATTCCAATGGGAAAGTAAAATTTGTGGAGAGTTATAAGAATGGAATTTTAGAGGGAACCGCTAAGCGATATTATGAAAATGGGCAGTTAAAAGCAGTGGGGAATTATAAAAACGGGGATATAGATGGTGTTCTTAAGGAGTATAATGAGCAGGGACAAATAGCGTTTGAAACCAGCTACAAAGCGGGAAAGATAGATGGAGTTAAGAAACACTTTTATGAGAATGGGCAATTGCGTACTGCATCAGATTATAAAAATGGGGAACTTAACGGAAAGATTAAAGCTTATTATGAGGGGGGACAATTTTCTGGTGAATCAAGTTATATAGATGGGGTGGCGAATGGCGTTACTATTGGGTATTTTGAG contains these protein-coding regions:
- a CDS encoding toxin-antitoxin system YwqK family antitoxin gives rise to the protein MKRVLYLLFISFSLVNCYAQEVDLKDLEERNGVAYTIKSAKPFSGTAKSLYSNGKVKFVESYKNGILEGTAKRYYENGQLKAVGNYKNGDIDGVLKEYNEQGQIAFETSYKAGKIDGVKKHFYENGQLRTASDYKNGELNGKIKAYYEGGQFSGESSYIDGVANGVTIGYFENGKVEIEANYKNGVLDGVVKKYYSNGQLQSEVGYKEGSLHGIMKGYDENGKLIGEANYEYDVLVGEVKRY